In the Emcibacteraceae bacterium genome, ACCAAGGGTCGTAAACCGTTCATAAGTGGCGGGATAATCCCGTTCAATGACCTTCATAACCGGCGCCGTTTTTCCGGGAATAAGATCACATTCCCCTTTACGCCACTCTTTAACATCCGGTTGTGCAAGTTCGCCCGGTGTATCATGCTGAATAGGGGAAAGGACGATTTCCTTTTCTGTCCCCAGATTGCCTTCGCAAAGTTCAGAAAACTTTTTCGCAATCCCTTTATAGATTTCCCAGTCCGATTTGCTTTGCCATACCGGATCAATCGCTTTTGAAAGCGGGTGAATAAACGGATGCATATCCGATGTATTCAAATCATTTTTTTCGTACCAGCTGGCTGTTGGCAGGACAATATCCGAATAAATACAAGTGGTTGACATTCTAAAATCAAGAGTAACCACAAGATCAAGTTTGCCCTCCGGAGCTTCATCATGCCATTGAACCTCCCGAGATCCTTTTGCCCCCTCCGCTCCAAGGTCTTTGCCCTGTAACCCATGCTGTGTTCCCAGGAAATGCTTAAGGAAATACTCATGTCCCTTGCCGGACGAACCAAGAATATTTGACCGCCAGATAAACATATTGCGAGGCCAGTTGACCGGATCATCCGGATTTTCACAGGACATTCTGAGGTCGCCTGATTTAAGACGTCCTACAACATAGTCAATCGGATCTTTACTGGCATCACCCGCTTGTCGAACCAGATCAAGCGGGTTTTCCTCCAGCTGCGGCGCAGACGGAAGCCATCCCATTCTTTCCGATTTTATGTTGCAGTCAATAAGTGAACCTTCCCATTTTTTCCTGTCTGCAAGGGGGGAAAGAATTTCATCGACTTTCAATGTTTCATAACGCCATTGGTCTGTATGCGCATAAAAGAATGATGTTGAGTTCTGGTGTCGTGGCGGCCTGTTCCAGTCCAGCGCAAAGGCCAGTGGTGTCCAACCGGTCTGTGGTCTTAATTTTTCCTGCCCGACATAGTGTGACCACCCCCCGCCAGACTGGCCGATACAACCACAAAAAACCAGCATATTAATACAGGCCCTATAGTTCATATCCATATGGTACCAATGGTTCATTGCGGCACCTATGATGATCATGGACTTGCCTTTTGTTACATCGGCATTTTTTGCAAAAGCACGAGCAACCTGAATGACCTTTTCTGCGCTGACACCGGTTATGCTTTCCTGCCACTTTGGCGTATAGGGTATATTTTCATCATAACTTGCAGCAACATTATTGCCCCCCAACCCTTTACGGGCAATGCCGTAATTGGCACAAAGCAGATCAAAGACGGAGGCTACAGGTGTTTTCTTGCCGTTAAGTTCGAGATATCTGACCGGTACATTCCTTTTAAGAATTTCTTCCTGCTTGTTGGTTTTAAAATATCCATGCTCGTGGCTTTGTCCTGCAAAATAAGGGAAGCCGACTTCCAGAATATCATCATGGTTTTTCAGTAATGATTTTAATGGTCTGATTTTAGATCCTGATTTTGAATCAGCGGGCGAAATATTCCATTTCCCGTCTTCGCCCCACCTAAAACCGATAGATCCTGTTGGCACGGAAATTTCATCCGTTAGCTCATCAAAAACCACCGTTTTCCAATCAGGATTATTTTTTTCATTGAGTGAATTATCGAAGTCCGAAGCCCGCACCATCCGGCCCGGCGCGAATAAATCCCCCTTCTCTTCCAGCTTAACCAAGAATGGCATATCACTGTATGTCCGGCAATATTCATCAAAATAGTCCGATGTATTCTCAAGATGAAATTCCTTCAGGATGACGTGTCCCATCGCCATGGCCATGGCCGCATCTGTACCCTGACGCGGATTAAGCCAGATATCGCCAAATTTTGATGCCTCTGAATAATCCGGAGTTACAGTAACAACCTGTGTTCCTTTATAACGTGCTTCAGTCATAAAATGGGCATCAGGCGTACGGGTCTGAGGCACATTTGACCCCCACATAATGATAAATCCCGAATTATACCAGTCTGCGCTTTCCGGTACATCCGTCTGCTCGCCCCAGCTTTGTGGCGATGCGGGCGGCAGGTCGCAGTACCAGTCATAAAAACTCATACAGACCCCGCCGATCAGGGACAGATAACGTGATCCGGCGGCATAGGAAACCATCGACATTGCAGGAATAGGGGAAAATCCTATGATACGATCAGGCCCATACTGCTTGATCGTATAAATATTGGATGCTGCAATAATTTCGTTAACCTCATCCCAGTCTGCACGAATAAACCCGCCACGGCCCCGTACTTTTTGATAGGACTGTCTTAAAACCGGATCACTTTGTATATAATTCCAGGCCTTTACCGGATCCCCACCCACTTCACTTTTCGCATCACGCCATATCTTAATCAGTTTTTTTCTGATCAGCGGGTATTTCAGACGATTGGCTGAGTAAATATACCAGCTGTAACTTGCACCACGTGAACATCCCCTTGGTTCATGGTTTGGCAGGTCGGGTCTGGTCCTCGGATAATCAGTCTGTTGCGTTTCCCAGGTAATGAGGCCGTTCTTCACATAAATCTTCCATGAACAGGACCCGGTACAGTTTACGCCATGAGTTGAGCGAACTATTTTATCATGAGCCCAACGATCTCTATAGGCCGATTCCCAAGCCCTGTTTTCTTCAGTCGTTATACCATGACCGTTTGAAAATTCCTCTCTGTCCTGGGAAAAATAACTGATACGATCTATAAAATAGCTCATCGCTACGGCTCCTTAAGTTATTATTTATTCTTAGTTTATGGGGATCACTCCTGCTTCCCCTTGATTCAAATCAAGCGTTTTCATCATGGGTTCCTATAGGCAGTACCTGGACGTAAATAGGCCCACCAGTTAAGGATCAGGCAGAAGCCATAAAAGGCTGCAAAACCATATAACGCATATTCAGGCGTTTTAAGGTTGATCTGCTCACCCAGAACCTGTGGCACGATAAAGGCACCATAAGCCGCAACCGCGGAAGTCCATCCGAGAACCGGCCCTGCCTGTTCCTTATCAAAGATGATTGCAATTGTTCTGAAGGTTGAGCCATTACCTATACCAGTTGCGGTAAACAACACTAGGAACAATAGGAAAAATGGAAGGAAAAATTCTTCCGGTGTTGGTGAATTAAATGCAGCCTTCATATAATAGGCGACACCCAGAGCACTGGCGACCATAACAGCAGAGCATATTTGCGTGACCAGAGACCCACCAATCCTATCGGATATCCAGCCGCCGACCGGCCTTATCAGCGCACCGATAAAGGCGCCCATCCAGCCATACATCAGAGCACTGGGGCCATTGGGATTGGATATATTATGTGTCATTACACCATCAGGTCCCATTATATGCTGAAAGCCGAATATCACTTTTATCGAAAGCGGAAATGCCGCCGCAAACCCGATAAATGATCCAAAGGTCATAGTATAGAGAACCGTCATTATCCAGGTGTGAGGGTGCCTGAAAATCTGATACTGGTGTGTCAAATTTTTTCCAATTTCACCAGGAAGCGATTTTAATGCCATTACGGTTGCAATGATAACGGCAGGAATTACCACATACTTGCTCAAATCTACGCCCGCACCATTGGCACTGGAAGGTAGTATTAGCCATAATCCTGCGGCTGCAGCGACGAAGCCAATTGCCAGCATAACGCCGATTTGCAGAAACGCCATTGGTGGCGCACCCAAATCGGGCGAAACATGTTTTGCTTTAATATTATCCATACCCAGCCATGCAGCTATTGAAAGCGGGATCAACAGAACAAGCCAGACATACCCTGCATTATGGATATAGGTTTCTGTTCCAGCTGGAATTTTACCAATCAATGTTCCGCTATAATCCTGCAACACCATTGGCGCACCGCCGAATACTGCAAATGTCATGATTAGCGGGATAAGGATTTGCATAGTTGTAACCCCAAAGTTACCAAGTCCAGCATTTAATCCCAATGATAAGCCTTTGATTTTTTTTGGAAAAAAGAAACTTATATTTGACATTGATGATGCAAAGTTTCCTCCGCCAAGACCAGACAGAAGGGCCAGTGCCTGGAATACCCATAATGGAGTATTAATATTCTGCAAGGCCAGACCGGTACCCAATGCTGGTACAATCAGAAGAGCGGTGGTCATAAAAATGGTATTTCTGCCGCCTGCCAGCCGTATGAAGAATGTCGATGGAATTCTGAGTGTGGCTCCGGATAAACCGGCAATCGCGGCAAGTGTGAACAGTTCTGAATTCGCAAAGGGGAACCCAAGATTGAGCATTTGAACTGTAATAATACCCCAATACATCCATATGGCAAACGCACAGAGCAAACAAGGTATGGAAATCCATAAATTACGGTAGGCTATTTTTGAGCCGTATGTTTCCCATTGAACCTTGTTTTCGGGATCCCAGTGTACTAGCCCCTGATGCTTGAATTCAAGATCCTTATCTTTCCTTTCAACGATATCTTCTGTTTTAAATTCAGGAAGCCATTTTGGTTTTTCAATTGCGCCTTCCATATAAAGAATTGATGCATGCATCCAAAGAAGCGCTATCAGAGTAACGACAAACAATAGCATAAAGCAGCTGGTCCAAATACCTGTCACATCCTTCATTATCCCAAACATTATAGGAAAAACAAAGCCGCCAAGTCCACCAACCAGGCCGACAATACCGCCAACGGCACCGACATTATCAGGATAATAAACCGGAATATGCTTATAGACCGCAGCCTTTCCCAAGGACATGAAGAACCCTAAAATAGCTGTTAGCCCAACGAATGGCCACAAGCCAATTTCCAATGAAAATGAAATTGGTCCATCGACACCATGAACAATATATTCAGTTGATGGATATGACAGAAAGAAGCATGCAATAACACAGGCGCTCAAAGTCCAGTACATAATGGTTCTTGCCCCAAAGCGATCGGACATCCATCCACCAAGGGCCCTAAAAATTGAGCCAGGTAAGGCATAAGCGGCCGCGAGCATTCCGGCTGTGCCAATATCAAGGCCATAAACCCCAACATAATACCTGGGAAGCCATAAAGCCAACGCAACAAAAGCACCGAAAACAAAGAAATAATAAAGCGAAAAGCGCCAGACTTGAAGTTTCTTAAGTGGCTCCATCTGTTCAAGAATGCCGCGCGGCTTTATTTTTTTAAGCCGTCTTTCCACAAGCTTAGGATCATCCTTAGTAAAAACATAGAAAATGATAGCCGCTACCAACATTATTATGGAGTAAGCTTGTGCCAGTCCCTGCCAGCCCAACCAGATTAGGAGTATTGGGGCACCAAAGTTAGTAAAAGCGGCACCGACATTACCAACCCCGAAAATTCCCAGTGCCGTCCCCTGTTTTTCCTGCTCATACCATTGGGAAATATAGGCCACCCCTACTGAGAAACCACCACCAGCCAATCCTACCCCCAGTGCCGCCAACAGATATAACTGGTATGTATTTATTGAAGATAAAAGATAAGTGGATAAGGCGGATGCGATCATTGTAAGTGTCATTACAATTCGTCCACCATACTGATCTGCCCAAATCCCAAGTAATAAACGGCTCAGTGAACCTGTTAGAACAGGCATAGCAACCAGAATACCAAATTGTGTATCGGATAGTCCCAAATTCTGTTTAATCTGCAATCCTAATATTGAGAAAATGGTCCATATTGCAAAACATACAGTAAATGCAAATGTGCTTAGTGTAAGTGCTCTATTTTGGTCAGTTTTTGTAATTATCATAATAGCCTCCGCAGCCTATCTAACTAATGGGTGACTTTGACTTGTTTAAATTTACTTCTTGGCCTATTATCGCACTCAAAGGGAATGTCTGACTTGATTCAAATCAAGGTGAGGGAAAGCTAATAAAATGCTAATGGGGTATTGTTAGTAATGAATATACTCACAGAGTTTAATCATTTAAAAAAACCACAACTATTCGAAAAGCTTTCTGAAGAAAGTCTGCGAAGAATACTTGAATGCTCCATCTTAAAGAAATACGAGAAAAATAGATTACTGGTTCAGCAGGGTGATACACCAAAATTTGTTTATTTGGTGATGAGTGGATCAATTAAAACTTTTCGGATTAATGATGAAGGTGAAGAAGCAACTATCCGAATGCTCGAACCTGGTGATACCTGTATGGAAGCAGTTATGTTTATGGGGGGACCTTCACCAATTAATGTACAGACAATTACAGATTCAGAAACTTTGTTAATTCCTGAGCGGATAATTAAAACACTTGTTTTCGAGGATACTCAATTTTCGGTCAATCTTTTAAGAATTGTGACCCGCCATTATAAAAATGCGATGCACCAGATAGATGCTATGAATATTAAATCTCCTCTTCAGCGAATAGGATATTATTTTTTGCTTAAACATATTGAGCAAGGAAATGAAAGTCTTGAATTCAAACTCCCCTTTAAAAAACAAATGGTTGCAAATTATCTGGGTATGACACCTGAAACTTTTTCACGGTCCTTAAAGCAAATGAGAAATATGGGGGTCATAGTGGAAGATGATAAGATAAGTTTAAAAGATGCACGCAGCCTTTGTCTATTTTGTGATTCCGATACCGCAGCATTATGCGCGGATCATAACAAAGAAGATTGTCAATTTTGCCTGCTACATTAAATTAATAAATTAACAACCTTCTTTATTTTCTGATTTATATCTTTCTCTTTTTTAGAAGCCCGCACCCAACTGAAACCAGAATTTCTTACGTCCCGGAATGTTTGCAGTGCCGTTATAATCAGCATATTTCAGAAGAACATTAAGATTTTTTATTGGTCCTAAATTCAGGTTAGCAAATGTCTTTCCGACGGATAAATTAAGCTCGTTCCCAAAATCTCCACTGAGCGATTGATCATCATCAAATTTGTGATAAACAGCGGTGATCACCATTCCATCAACCAGATGATCAACTCCGGAAATTTTATATGCCGCGCTTAGATAATAGTCACGCAAGCCACTTATTGGGGTGGCTAAAAACGCATCAGCCCATCCGTTAAATTTATGAAGCGTCGCCAGCGGGGTCTGAAAAGCCGCAGTGCCATCACTACCCAACACCTCATATCCGGCTTTCAGAGTAAATCCATACCCTGCAACAGATGGTGCAATATGATAATAGGTTTCAGAGAATGACAATGGATTATTGGCATTTTCACTTTGAGATGCGATTTCAGCTTCATAGGAAAAATCCCAGTCAGCATTAATCGGCAAAGTACCCGTTGCCCTTAACCCGAACGTTTTTGAGGATTGAGACGCCAACTGTTTGAATTCTATCCAGTACCCATAGCCGACTAGTTTAAGTTCTTTGCCCAAACTATAAGCGGCATTAAAAGCGTGAATATTGGAATCAAGATCACCTAATGGATGCTTGTTGCCCTGTATACGGTTAACATTATAGCTATAGAGATAGAGCCACTCGAAATTTTTAAGACTGTTATTTTTAAACTGAACGGCGTCCAGAGTTTGATCATTTTGCCGCCAGTCAACCGAACCGATAAAACGTTGATTATCAAGATCGATCTTCTGACGACCAACGGTAAGTTTGCTTTTTGGTATTCCATTCCATGACAACCAGAACTGGTTGAATTCAACGCCGTCAGGATCGACGATGACCGGATAGGCCGTCCTGCCGTTCACTGTGTCATTAAATGCATCATTTCCAATATGTGTAATAAACTGCCCTTCTGCCAATGCCTGGAACCTTTTAAATTCACCCGTTTTAAAACCAATATTCGCTCTTATTGTTGAGGCGTTTGCATTTTCCAGCGGGAAGTTATCCTGTTCCACATGTTCATACCGATACCTTAACTGGCCAATAAGTGAGCCATTTTTAATAATATCTTCAATATCATTTTCAGCCAGTGCCTTCCCGGATCCGAATGCATAAAGCCCAACAAAACCAATTAAGGCAGGAGACAATAGTTTATTTAATTTAGACATTTAATTTCACCCAGTTGAACAATCTTATTGCTCTAAGGATGAAGGAAGTGAAGTATTTCACCTTGATTCTAATCAAGCTAAATTTTTCTTCGATACATTCGCTAGTATTGCAGAATATTAAGATAAGTTCGCTATTTTAAAATACTAAATTATTAGGGTTTATATGATAGATAAATCTTAACTATTTAGAGAATTTAATGACCTTGGCTTTCTTACCCTTTAGTGAACCAGCTATGGCACCTGAAATGCGATCAGCAGCGGCACGGGCCGGATCATCTGCAATATGGGCATATCTGGCGGTGGTTTTAGGATCAGAATGACCTAACAACTTTCCAACAATCGGGAGGCCTAACCCCGCTCCCGCACCCACACTGGCAAAGGAATGGCGAAGATCATGTAACCTTACATCATTTAATTTGGCATTTTTGCGGATGCGAAGCCAGACCCTTGGAAGGCCTACAAAATACCCCTCATTGGAATAACTTGGAAACACATGTTGATTACCATTAATAGGCACAATTTGATCCAGCAATTGCAAGGCTGGCTTACCAAGGGGGACTATTTTCTGCCCTGTTTTTGAACCCTTGAGCCGCAAGCATCCAAAATCAAAATCGACTTCTTCCCAGGTTAACGAAAGTATTTCCATCTTCCTACACCCGGTAAGGAGTAATAACCTTATGGCGTCAAGAGCGGGCGGATATTCACCCATATTTTCGGCTTCGATTAATGCTTCACCAAGTCTTGAAATTTCTTCCGGTGATAGAAATCTTTCTTTTTTCTTGTCTGGATATCTTTTTACACCCTTTACCGGGTTATCATTTCGAATGCCTTCATCCACAGCAAATGACATTATTCCACCCAGTAGCCCAACAGTCCTCGTCGCTGTCCCTTCCCCACCGGCGACACGCGCAAGGCCATGTTTTTTGGTTTTAATATTCTTGGCTGTTTTACCACGGGCAATATCATGGAGGAATTTTCTTACATCAGCAGAATTTAAATCCTTAACTTTTTTCCTTCCCAGTAAAGGTTTTATATGGCGTTCAATACGACCAATATCGGTAGCAATAGTTGAAGGTTTCTTGGTCGCGCATCCGTATTTTAAATAATCATTACAAAGCTCAGATATTGTATTAGCCTTTTTTTCAAGCTGTTTCTGTGCCTGTGGGTCTGATCCCTTAGCGACCTTTCCAAGCACACCTTTTGCTTCTTTACGGGCTTCCTCGACCGATAAAGGGCCGTATTTACCAATAGTATATCTCTTGGTCGGGTTTCCGCGACCGCCGGGCCGATACTGGACAATAAATACTTTATTCCCCGCCGGTGTAATCTTGAGGCCAAAACCTTTTAATTCACCGTCCCAGATAAATTTATCTTTATCTTCTGGCTTTAATTTATCTATTCCATTTTTGGTAATTTTCGAACCCATCTGATTACTTCCTTATTTGGATTGCTAGCAAGCACATAGCAAGCACCAGCAATCACATTTAGTATATTTCACGGAAACAGTATATCACAAAATATGTTTATTTATCAATAGTTATATAAAATTAAGAAACATAAAGAAACATAGGCACCTGCCCTCCGAAGGCAGAGGTTATAGGTTCGAATCCCGTCGGGTGCGCCAATTTTTACTGCTTCAAAATTGCCCTTTTAAGCGTCCGAACACTCCCCCAAAAAAGAGTCTTAATTCTGATATAATTGACTCGTCATACTGCAACAAAAGCATCAATTAAATATCACTTTTCCTTAAACGGCCTGTCACAAATCAAGATCATATTCCCCCCTGCCTGAACGGGCGAATGTCCAAAGAGGACAAAGTTAATTATTTAGGAATATAATCAAAATGGAAACTACACCTGAAAAACCAGAAATTCGGACATCAGAATTTTGGAAAAGCCTGCTCTGCACTTCTGCCATAGCCGGCGTTATAATGGTTTCTCCGGCATTTGCCGCAGATGAGGCCGCAGAAAAAGCGAATGAAGAACAATCCGTTCAATCCACAACGGCAGCTGCTGCCGCAGAGGCGGCCGTCGCCGACTCAGACAAGGAAGAAGTGATTGTTGTTGTTGGCAAGCCGACGACATACGCCAACAACGCCACTGACAATGTGATGATCGAGCAGGAATCAACAGCAGCAAGTGTCCTTTCCGTGATTGATAACCTGCCCGGTGTTAATATCAGTGAAGGCGGCACCTTCGGGTCTGATGACTGGTCAACCACCGTCAATATGCGTGGTTTTACCGTTGGGCTTAGTGAACAACAGATCGGCATGACCATTGACGGCCTGCCAAACGGTAATTCAAACTATGGTGGCGGTTCAAAAGCCAACCGCTATATCGATTTTGAAAACCTTGCCCGTGCTGAAGTATCACAGGGAACAAGTGATATTTCCTCCGCATCCCACGAGGCTCTTGGCGGCACTATCAACTTTGTTACCAATAATCCGCTTGATGATCAACGTCTGCGCGCCAGCCTCAGCATTGGTGACCATAATGCAAGACGCTATTATTTCCGTTACGACACTGGGCATCTGACCGACAGCACCACCGCTTATTTAAGCTATTCCCGTCAGTCAAATGACGCCTGGATCGGCTTGGCCGGCGGCACCGAGCGCGATCATATTTCCGCAAAATTTGTAACCGAACTGGACAACTGGACCATCACTGGTCGTTTTTCATGGGATGATGCCAATGAAGATAACTTCCAGCGCATCAGCCTTGCCCAGTTTGAGGAAAACCCGGACTGGGACCGTTTGACCGACACCATCACCGGCATTCCTTATGTTGACCAGGCATATCGCCCATCATGGTCAACGCTTCGGAACAATTATTTCACTTACCTTCGTGCGGCATATGAAGATGACGCCTTAAAAGCAACCATCACCCCATATTATCATGTACAAAAAGGTCGTGGCGACTGGGTGCCACAATATATTGTCGATGTTACCGGAGGCACAACAAGCATGCCATCGGGCGTACGTGACCTCCATACCGGTCCGGACACCATTTATGGCGGTTCATTCGGTGGCGCTTATTCATTTGTTGATGCCATGGGTACTCCCCTTGCCCCGATTGACGGCTGTACAGCCCGTCTGACATTCCCATATGGCGGCGGCGGTGCCGGCGATAATCCGGCCTGTTATCAGGCGGATGCCAACCCGGCCAGTTCTTATCGTCATACCCATTATAACAAGCAACGTATCGGCCTGACCGCTGATGCCCAATATGAAATCGCTGAAAATAACATTCTTCGTGGCGGTTTATGGTGGGAACGTGCCGACCGCGATGAAAGCCGCGACTGGCACCGTATCATAGACCCGAGAAGCTCGCATATGTTTGATAATGCGGCCTACTGGCGTCAATATGACCGTAACTTCATCACCGATACATTTATGCTTTATGGTGAAGATACACTGACCCTTGGCGATCTGACCCTGAATGGTGGTCTTCGTAAATTCTTCGTTGATCTGACCAGAAAGGATAATTTCGGAATAGACTCAGAGGCTAAAGTAAATTCAGACTCAAAAATCCTGTTCACTGCCGGCGCCATTTATGAAGCGACGGATGAAGTTGAGCTCTTCACCGGCTTTTCACAAAACTATGCCGCGATCAAAGATAACATCATTGAGGAAAGCGCCGCGATTGTTGGTGTGGACGGCGAAAAAGCCGATAACTATGACCTTGGTCTTCGCATTCGTAATGACTGGATCCGGGCAAGTCTGACCGGTTATTACATTAAATTCTCAAACCGGATTGTTGGTATTCCTGTTGGTGATGTTTCCGGGATCGATTACGCCTCACAGATTGATACGGTTTATCAGAATGTCGGCGGTATCGACTCCAAAGGGATCGAAGCCAGCATTTCTGCTGACATTACAGACAGCTGGAACCTATATTCATCGCTGACCGTCAATGACAGTAAATATAACCAGACCATCGGCAACGTTACCAAGGATAAGAAAGTGGCGCTTGCCCCTGAATTCCAGCTGGTGGGAACATTAAGCTATCAGAATGACGGCATCTTCGGTGGTGTGTCAGCCAAACATATCGGCAAACGCTGGGGCGATTTTGCCAACACGGAACGCCTTCCATCGTCAACGATATTTGATCTCTGGATCGGCTATGACATTGAAATGCAGAACGGCCCAAGCAACATGCGTGTCTCGCTCAATGTCAATAACCTGATGGATAAAAGATATCTGGGCGGCGGTACACCAGGCGGTTACTTTATCGGAACAGGTCGTCAGGTGATGGCAAACATCACATTCGACTACTAGGATAATAATAACTTAAGCCAATATAAACTTGAGGGAAGCCTAAAACCAGGCTTCCCTTTTTTACTTTCCCTTTTTTACTTAAAGGACAGACAGATGAGCAAAATAAACAGACGCGAATTTCAGATCGGGGCCGGACTGACCCTTGCCGGCTTTTCGGCGCTCGCCACCAACCGGGCGACTGCAAAGGGCATCGACATGCCAAAAGTGATGGGGGATAAGCCCTTATCGCGTATTCTTTTCGGCTCCTGCTGCCATCAGGATAAGGAACAACCGATCTGGTCTGGGGTCCTAAACAAAAAACCGGAACTATTTTTGTTTTTAGGGGATAATATTTACGGGGACAGCCGCGATATGGCCGTGCTTGCCGCCAAATATAAAAAGCAGGCCCCGAATTTTGAGGCGATCAGGAAACAGGCGGATGTCATGGCCATCTGGGACGATCATGATTTTGGTGAAAATGACGCAGGTAAGGATTACCCGTTTCGTGATCAGTCAAAAGAGCTCTTTTTTGATTTCTGGGACGTGCCGAAGGGAAGCAGCCGACGTCGTGACGGCGACGGTATTTATACATCGGCCCTTTTCGGGCCCGAGGATAAGCGAATTCACATTATCCTGCCGGATTTACGCTATAACCGTGACCCGCTTAAAACCGTGGACAGCATGGATAAGGCGAAGGACAGGGAAATTGCCGGTTTCGGCCCTTACCTTCCGGTTATGGGAAAGAACAGCACCATGCTTGGCGAAGCGCAGTGGCAATGGCTTGAGCGGCAGATGCAGGTCCCGTCAAAAATAAAAATTATCGGCTCGAGCTTACAGTATATCGCGACCCAGCCGGGCTGGGAATCCTGGGCTAATTTCCCCCATGAACGGCAGCGGCTGATTGAACTTATCAGAAAATACCGGGTCGAAGGGGTCTTTTTCATCAGCGGCGATACCCACT is a window encoding:
- a CDS encoding TonB-dependent receptor, whose amino-acid sequence is METTPEKPEIRTSEFWKSLLCTSAIAGVIMVSPAFAADEAAEKANEEQSVQSTTAAAAAEAAVADSDKEEVIVVVGKPTTYANNATDNVMIEQESTAASVLSVIDNLPGVNISEGGTFGSDDWSTTVNMRGFTVGLSEQQIGMTIDGLPNGNSNYGGGSKANRYIDFENLARAEVSQGTSDISSASHEALGGTINFVTNNPLDDQRLRASLSIGDHNARRYYFRYDTGHLTDSTTAYLSYSRQSNDAWIGLAGGTERDHISAKFVTELDNWTITGRFSWDDANEDNFQRISLAQFEENPDWDRLTDTITGIPYVDQAYRPSWSTLRNNYFTYLRAAYEDDALKATITPYYHVQKGRGDWVPQYIVDVTGGTTSMPSGVRDLHTGPDTIYGGSFGGAYSFVDAMGTPLAPIDGCTARLTFPYGGGGAGDNPACYQADANPASSYRHTHYNKQRIGLTADAQYEIAENNILRGGLWWERADRDESRDWHRIIDPRSSHMFDNAAYWRQYDRNFITDTFMLYGEDTLTLGDLTLNGGLRKFFVDLTRKDNFGIDSEAKVNSDSKILFTAGAIYEATDEVELFTGFSQNYAAIKDNIIEESAAIVGVDGEKADNYDLGLRIRNDWIRASLTGYYIKFSNRIVGIPVGDVSGIDYASQIDTVYQNVGGIDSKGIEASISADITDSWNLYSSLTVNDSKYNQTIGNVTKDKKVALAPEFQLVGTLSYQNDGIFGGVSAKHIGKRWGDFANTERLPSSTIFDLWIGYDIEMQNGPSNMRVSLNVNNLMDKRYLGGGTPGGYFIGTGRQVMANITFDY
- a CDS encoding alkaline phosphatase D family protein, whose amino-acid sequence is MSKINRREFQIGAGLTLAGFSALATNRATAKGIDMPKVMGDKPLSRILFGSCCHQDKEQPIWSGVLNKKPELFLFLGDNIYGDSRDMAVLAAKYKKQAPNFEAIRKQADVMAIWDDHDFGENDAGKDYPFRDQSKELFFDFWDVPKGSSRRRDGDGIYTSALFGPEDKRIHIILPDLRYNRDPLKTVDSMDKAKDREIAGFGPYLPVMGKNSTMLGEAQWQWLERQMQVPSKIKIIGSSLQYIATQPGWESWANFPHERQRLIELIRKYRVEGVFFISGDTHWAEISCQQKDAPYPLWDMTSSGLTEIWPNVSPNAYRWNDISYAGQNFGALYIDWELNDPLIVFEINDAGGNRVFSHSIMLSSLGFS
- a CDS encoding alginate export family protein, whose amino-acid sequence is MSKLNKLLSPALIGFVGLYAFGSGKALAENDIEDIIKNGSLIGQLRYRYEHVEQDNFPLENANASTIRANIGFKTGEFKRFQALAEGQFITHIGNDAFNDTVNGRTAYPVIVDPDGVEFNQFWLSWNGIPKSKLTVGRQKIDLDNQRFIGSVDWRQNDQTLDAVQFKNNSLKNFEWLYLYSYNVNRIQGNKHPLGDLDSNIHAFNAAYSLGKELKLVGYGYWIEFKQLASQSSKTFGLRATGTLPINADWDFSYEAEIASQSENANNPLSFSETYYHIAPSVAGYGFTLKAGYEVLGSDGTAAFQTPLATLHKFNGWADAFLATPISGLRDYYLSAAYKISGVDHLVDGMVITAVYHKFDDDQSLSGDFGNELNLSVGKTFANLNLGPIKNLNVLLKYADYNGTANIPGRKKFWFQLGAGF
- a CDS encoding tyrosine-type recombinase/integrase is translated as MGSKITKNGIDKLKPEDKDKFIWDGELKGFGLKITPAGNKVFIVQYRPGGRGNPTKRYTIGKYGPLSVEEARKEAKGVLGKVAKGSDPQAQKQLEKKANTISELCNDYLKYGCATKKPSTIATDIGRIERHIKPLLGRKKVKDLNSADVRKFLHDIARGKTAKNIKTKKHGLARVAGGEGTATRTVGLLGGIMSFAVDEGIRNDNPVKGVKRYPDKKKERFLSPEEISRLGEALIEAENMGEYPPALDAIRLLLLTGCRKMEILSLTWEEVDFDFGCLRLKGSKTGQKIVPLGKPALQLLDQIVPINGNQHVFPSYSNEGYFVGLPRVWLRIRKNAKLNDVRLHDLRHSFASVGAGAGLGLPIVGKLLGHSDPKTTARYAHIADDPARAAADRISGAIAGSLKGKKAKVIKFSK